The genomic interval CCTCGTCGCCTCCCCGGACCGGCCCGGCGCCTAGGGTTGCCTGCCATGACCGTCACTACAGGCGACAACGGCCCGTGCTGGCTGCTCACCGGCGGCGCCGGCTACATCGGCGCCCACATCGTGCGGGCCTTCGGCGAGCACCGCCTGCGCGTCGTGGTGCTCGACGACCTCTCCGCCGGCATCCGGAACAACGTGCCGGCCGACGTGCCCTTCGTCGAGGCCAGGCTGCAGGACGAGGACGCCGTCCGCTCCACGATCCGCGAGCACGGCGTCACCGGGGTGCTGCAGCTCGCCGCCAAGAAGGCGGTCGGCGAGTCGGTCGAGAACCCGGTCCTCTACTGGGACGAGAACGTCGGCGGCTTCGCCCGGTTGCTCGACGTCTGCACCCAGGAGGGCGTCGAGCGTTACCTGTTCTCCTCGAGCGCGGCCGTCTTCGGCAACCCGCCGGTGGAGTTCGTCACCGAGGAGACCCCGGCCGCGCCGATGAGCCCCTACGGCGAGACCAAGCTGGTCGGCGAGTGGATGCTGCGCGACCTGGCGACCGCGAACCCGAAGGTCCGCTGGTCCGCCCTGCGCTACTTCAACGTGGCCGGTACCGCCTCCCCCGAGCTGGCCGACCGCAGCGTCGCCAACCTGGTGCCGATGACCTTCGAGCGGCTGACCGGCGGCAGCAAGCCGCAGCTCTTCGGCGACGACTACGACACCCGCGACGGGTCCTGCATCCGCGACTACATCCACGTCGTCGACCTGGCCGACGCCCACGCCGCCGCCGCTGCGCGAATCGACGAGGGACCGCTGGGGGAGGTCTACAACGTCGGCCGTGGCGAGGGCGTCTCCGTCAAGGAGGTCTTCGACACCGTCCGCGCGGTGACCGGGATGGACTTCGAGGTCGACGTGGTCGGCCGACGGGCCGGCGACCCGGCGGCGTACTTCGCCGACGCCTCGAAGATCCGCGACCAACTCGGCTGGACCGCCGGGCTGGACCTGACCGAGATGGTCACCAGCGCATGGGACGGCTGGCAGAAGACCCACTGAGCAGGAGTCGCCGGGCTCAGCCGGCCCGGTCGTCGAGGTAGCCGCGCCGGCGGGCGACGGCCACCGCCTCGGTGCGCCCGGCGGCGCCGAGCTTGGCGAGCATGTTGGACACGTGGACGCTGACCGTCTTGGCGCTGATGTAGAGCTGGCCGGCGATCTCGCGGTTGCTGCGGCCCTGGGCCACCAGGGTCAGCACCTCGAGCTCGCGCGCGGTCAGGCTCTCGTCGCGGCGGGACTCGGCCGCTGCCCGGGCCGGCTGCTGGCCGCCGACGGCGCGCAGCTCGCGCAGCAGCGGCTCGGTGCCGAGCCGCCGGGCCGTGTCCCGGGCCAGCCGCACGAGCTCGGCGGCCTCGGCCGCCTCGGCGGCGTTGCCGGCGGCGCGCAGCACCGCGGCGGTGCGGGCTTGGGACCGCGCTGTCTCGAACGCGTGCCCGAGCGAGAGAAAGGCGTTGGTGGACGCCCGCCAGGCGGTCAGCAGCTCGCCCGGAGCCGGCAGGTCGTGGCCCACCAGCCAGCGCAGCCGCAGGTGCTCGGCCTCGGTGCGGGTCATCCAGGCCCGACCCTCGAGG from Actinomycetes bacterium carries:
- the galE gene encoding UDP-glucose 4-epimerase GalE; the encoded protein is MTVTTGDNGPCWLLTGGAGYIGAHIVRAFGEHRLRVVVLDDLSAGIRNNVPADVPFVEARLQDEDAVRSTIREHGVTGVLQLAAKKAVGESVENPVLYWDENVGGFARLLDVCTQEGVERYLFSSSAAVFGNPPVEFVTEETPAAPMSPYGETKLVGEWMLRDLATANPKVRWSALRYFNVAGTASPELADRSVANLVPMTFERLTGGSKPQLFGDDYDTRDGSCIRDYIHVVDLADAHAAAAARIDEGPLGEVYNVGRGEGVSVKEVFDTVRAVTGMDFEVDVVGRRAGDPAAYFADASKIRDQLGWTAGLDLTEMVTSAWDGWQKTH